A single genomic interval of uncultured Sphaerochaeta sp. harbors:
- a CDS encoding glycine--tRNA ligase: MAEVTMDKIVSLCKRRGFIFQSSEIYGGLNGAYDYGPLGVQLKNNIRDFWWKEMTQIHDDIVGLDASILMHPRVWEASGHVSNFSDPMVDCKQCKSRFRADQIDLGGACPTCGTRDSFTEPRNFNLMFATHIGANLDGGSTIYLRPETAQGIYADFKNVVSSSRVKVPFGIAQVGKSFRNEITTKNFIFRSCEFEQMEMQWFCKPGTDETWFGYWREQRMAFYHKMGIKPSSLRWHQHGPDELAFYAKDAYDIQFLFPMGWQELEGVHNRTDYDLGQHQKFSGKDLTYLDPEDNQRYIPYVVETSAGLTRNVLMALSDAYEEETLEGGDVRTVLHFHPNIAPVTVAVLPLVKKDGIAEFASKLEKELRDDFSTFFDISGAIGRRYRRMDEIGTPYCVTVDYQTLEDNTVTLRYRDSMEQSRVSIATLVATIKEANKAYKRVE; encoded by the coding sequence ATGGCAGAAGTAACGATGGATAAGATTGTCTCCTTATGTAAGCGACGTGGATTTATTTTTCAGTCAAGTGAAATTTATGGTGGTTTGAATGGTGCCTATGACTACGGGCCACTGGGTGTTCAGCTGAAAAACAATATCCGCGATTTCTGGTGGAAAGAGATGACCCAGATCCATGATGATATCGTAGGATTGGATGCCTCCATCCTCATGCACCCCCGAGTCTGGGAAGCGAGTGGACATGTGTCCAACTTCAGTGACCCCATGGTTGACTGCAAGCAGTGCAAGTCTCGATTCCGTGCCGATCAGATTGATCTCGGCGGTGCTTGTCCCACTTGTGGTACTCGCGATAGTTTTACAGAACCAAGAAATTTCAATCTTATGTTCGCGACTCACATTGGCGCAAATCTTGACGGAGGCTCAACCATTTACCTTCGACCTGAGACTGCCCAGGGAATCTATGCAGATTTCAAGAATGTGGTATCCTCAAGCCGTGTGAAGGTTCCCTTCGGAATTGCACAGGTAGGCAAGTCCTTCAGAAACGAGATCACCACGAAGAATTTTATCTTCCGCTCCTGTGAATTCGAGCAGATGGAGATGCAGTGGTTCTGTAAGCCTGGGACTGACGAGACATGGTTCGGCTATTGGCGTGAACAGCGGATGGCTTTCTATCATAAGATGGGTATCAAGCCAAGCAGCCTCAGGTGGCATCAGCATGGCCCAGACGAGCTGGCTTTCTACGCAAAGGATGCCTATGATATTCAGTTCCTCTTCCCCATGGGCTGGCAGGAACTTGAGGGTGTCCATAACCGGACCGATTACGACCTTGGACAGCATCAGAAGTTCAGTGGGAAAGATCTTACGTATCTTGATCCTGAGGATAACCAGCGCTACATCCCTTATGTTGTGGAAACCTCAGCTGGCTTAACCCGTAATGTATTGATGGCACTGAGCGATGCATATGAGGAAGAGACCTTGGAAGGGGGAGATGTCAGGACGGTGCTGCACTTCCATCCGAACATTGCTCCTGTAACTGTTGCGGTTCTTCCTCTGGTCAAGAAAGACGGAATCGCGGAATTTGCTTCCAAGCTTGAGAAGGAACTGAGAGATGACTTCTCAACCTTCTTCGATATTAGTGGCGCGATCGGGCGTAGATATCGCAGGATGGATGAGATTGGAACCCCATACTGTGTTACCGTTGATTACCAAACTCTGGAAGACAACACGGTCACCCTACGATACAGGGACAGTATGGAACAGAGCCGTGTGAGCATTGCAACTTTGGTTGCAACGATCAAGGAAGCAAACAAAGCATACAAGCGAGTGGAGTAG
- the gltX gene encoding glutamate--tRNA ligase, translating into MEVRVRYAPSPTGLQHIGGVRTALFNYFFARANGGKFILRVEDTDRERYSDESLQDLYDTLDWLGVTWDEGPVVGGDYGPYIQSERFDLYKQYAEKLVDEGKAYYCYCTPQRLEALREQQQKEKSKQQGYDRHCRNLTAEQRKAYEDEGIKPVIRLKVPSEGKTTFHDVLMGDISRKNKDVSPDPVLLKSDGFPTYHLANVIDDHMMGITHIMRAQEWIPSGPLHIILYEAFGWEPPMYCHLPMVMGKDGQKLSKRHGSTAVREFREKGYLPEALMNYVSMVGWSYDGQREFFSKEELEQLFTLEKINKAPGIFDYKKLDWFNGQYIRQKGDEELLEMLLPYMEKAGFVTLPLQEHEKRDMLALTGVSKERLKVLSDIVDLSRFLFETPAYEDVNLFAAKKVDLATATLALERAYAKLKEGFDTGKNQEEIEAEIASLADELDIKVNGVFMPLRVALTGSTVSLPLFDSIKLLGQEETYKRIETALDVLNREV; encoded by the coding sequence ATGGAAGTACGAGTACGCTATGCACCTTCTCCGACCGGTCTGCAACATATCGGTGGGGTAAGGACCGCATTATTCAACTATTTCTTTGCCCGTGCAAACGGAGGCAAGTTCATTTTACGTGTGGAAGACACCGATCGTGAACGTTACAGTGATGAGTCCTTGCAGGACTTATATGACACGCTCGATTGGTTGGGTGTTACATGGGATGAGGGTCCCGTAGTCGGCGGAGATTATGGTCCCTATATCCAAAGCGAGCGTTTCGACCTGTACAAGCAGTATGCTGAGAAACTGGTAGATGAAGGCAAAGCCTATTACTGCTACTGTACCCCACAACGGTTGGAAGCCTTGCGTGAACAACAACAGAAAGAGAAGAGCAAGCAGCAGGGATATGACCGCCACTGCCGTAATCTTACTGCCGAACAGCGTAAGGCGTATGAGGATGAAGGCATAAAACCCGTCATCCGTTTGAAGGTGCCCTCTGAGGGCAAGACAACCTTCCACGATGTGCTCATGGGTGATATCTCTAGAAAGAACAAGGATGTCAGTCCTGATCCTGTACTGCTCAAGAGTGACGGATTTCCCACCTATCATCTGGCAAACGTCATTGATGACCACATGATGGGTATTACACATATCATGAGAGCACAGGAGTGGATTCCTTCCGGTCCTCTGCACATCATTCTCTATGAAGCTTTTGGTTGGGAGCCTCCCATGTATTGCCATCTGCCGATGGTTATGGGCAAGGATGGGCAGAAGCTCAGCAAGCGTCACGGCTCGACAGCTGTGAGGGAGTTTCGTGAGAAGGGATACCTGCCTGAGGCCTTGATGAACTATGTGAGCATGGTAGGATGGTCCTACGATGGACAGAGGGAGTTTTTCAGCAAGGAAGAACTTGAACAACTCTTCACTCTGGAGAAGATCAATAAGGCTCCTGGGATATTTGACTACAAGAAACTTGATTGGTTCAATGGACAGTATATCCGTCAGAAAGGTGATGAAGAGCTCTTGGAAATGTTGCTTCCCTACATGGAGAAAGCTGGATTTGTCACGCTTCCCCTACAGGAACATGAGAAGCGCGACATGCTTGCTCTCACGGGAGTGAGTAAGGAGCGGCTGAAGGTACTCAGTGACATTGTAGATCTGAGTAGGTTCCTTTTTGAGACACCCGCCTATGAGGATGTGAATTTGTTCGCTGCCAAAAAGGTGGACCTGGCTACTGCAACCCTCGCCTTGGAGAGAGCTTATGCAAAGCTTAAGGAAGGGTTTGATACAGGCAAGAACCAAGAGGAAATTGAAGCGGAGATTGCTTCCCTGGCCGATGAATTGGATATCAAGGTGAATGGGGTATTCATGCCCTTGAGGGTTGCCCTCACCGGTAGTACGGTTAGCCTTCCATTGTTTGACTCGATCAAACTATTGGGCCAGGAAGAGACATATAAACGAATTGAAACAGCGTTGGACGTGCTGAATAGAGAGGTATAA
- a CDS encoding HD domain-containing protein → MTFLPYFDTVHSIERRNTILINPTIPAFFAGGNTSLTNLFRLPVTLFTTLYTSKYLSPFNQFSSFPTELLFLLFSLISFLLAYNIQRTCRPRYLREHELLVSDILAHEEFLKLKAYHHHAGHIYDHVTRVSYISYRISKALGLDYHAAARGGLLHDFFLYDWRERKSQDEKRSSHGKEHPYIALENAQKYFTVNAKEADIIVKHMFPKTLSLPRYRESFIVSLSDKIAAVYEYSLGLKRS, encoded by the coding sequence TTGACCTTCTTGCCGTATTTCGATACGGTACACTCAATTGAACGGAGGAACACAATACTGATCAACCCAACGATACCAGCCTTTTTTGCAGGGGGAAACACCTCCCTCACAAACCTGTTTAGGTTGCCTGTTACCCTATTTACTACGTTATACACTTCCAAATATCTCAGCCCTTTCAATCAGTTCTCCAGCTTTCCAACTGAACTGCTGTTCCTACTCTTTTCCCTTATCAGTTTTCTACTCGCATACAACATCCAACGAACCTGCAGACCGCGTTATCTGCGAGAGCATGAACTGCTGGTAAGTGATATTCTTGCTCATGAGGAATTCCTCAAACTGAAAGCGTATCATCATCATGCAGGTCATATCTACGACCATGTCACCAGGGTAAGCTACATCTCATACCGTATCAGCAAGGCTTTAGGGCTGGATTATCACGCTGCAGCACGGGGAGGCTTGCTCCATGACTTCTTCCTCTATGACTGGAGGGAACGAAAGAGCCAGGATGAGAAGCGCTCATCCCACGGAAAGGAACACCCTTATATCGCTTTGGAGAATGCACAGAAGTACTTCACAGTGAATGCAAAGGAAGCTGACATCATTGTCAAACATATGTTCCCAAAGACCCTCTCTCTTCCCAGATATCGGGAGAGTTTCATCGTAAGTCTCAGCGACAAGATTGCTGCAGTCTACGAATATTCCCTAGGACTCAAACGCTCCTAA
- a CDS encoding alpha/beta fold hydrolase — protein sequence MHITYEVPDFSAKHYQDQSPVRKSARAWAMVHDETTEQAVLLCHGYTGYPGELIRPGIDLFEKGYDVYCPRYPGHGTSNKDFLASKAENWIGTAYDAYAHLSSRYEKVSVVGHSMGGAIATIIADAFSADTLVLLAPALVIPAIPRKTIWLLKHFIKKRKVSWQGDPEYHFYYEGDPDDDAYLGSQYWSYQFPSGIWELERVRKQAVACIDHLGSDTLAISGGKDPTIPQEACMLVTSKSKGVNKHLHIEDIGHLMPYDKNQKAQDRAMAEVVSWIEGKR from the coding sequence ATGCATATAACCTATGAAGTACCCGATTTTTCAGCAAAGCACTATCAGGACCAGTCTCCTGTCAGAAAAAGTGCCAGGGCATGGGCAATGGTCCATGACGAGACAACAGAGCAGGCAGTGTTGCTCTGTCATGGATACACTGGGTATCCTGGGGAGCTGATCAGGCCAGGTATTGATCTCTTCGAGAAGGGGTATGATGTCTATTGTCCCCGTTACCCGGGTCACGGTACAAGCAACAAGGATTTTCTCGCTTCCAAGGCAGAGAACTGGATTGGAACTGCTTATGATGCCTATGCTCATCTTTCCAGTAGATATGAAAAGGTTTCCGTGGTTGGTCACTCCATGGGAGGAGCCATCGCCACCATTATTGCTGATGCCTTTTCTGCCGACACGTTGGTTTTGCTTGCTCCGGCTCTGGTGATTCCCGCTATTCCGAGGAAGACCATTTGGTTGCTGAAGCATTTTATCAAGAAACGCAAAGTCTCCTGGCAGGGTGATCCAGAATATCACTTCTACTATGAGGGAGATCCCGATGACGATGCATATCTGGGATCCCAGTATTGGTCATATCAGTTTCCATCAGGAATTTGGGAGTTGGAACGGGTTCGAAAGCAAGCGGTTGCCTGCATCGATCACCTAGGATCAGATACATTGGCTATCAGCGGAGGAAAGGATCCCACCATTCCCCAGGAAGCCTGTATGTTGGTTACCAGCAAGAGCAAAGGGGTAAACAAACACCTGCATATTGAAGATATCGGACACCTCATGCCTTACGACAAGAATCAGAAGGCCCAGGATAGGGCCATGGCTGAGGTGGTTTCCTGGATAGAAGGAAAACGTTAG
- a CDS encoding helix-turn-helix transcriptional regulator gives MSGILLLVYMLAFGLGCMTLALAIVYRLANAKRWATYFIVCHASLLGCMMLLALQVLSQMFLSGVAYTVVSIIITSVFLADLAFLIVFIPYFTTWVIAHPWRNPYKGLFFSLAATYLGLGIAREITGKMVLDQAMLFVFVFVMGFSLIVMLRNIKTIENKTARASALAIIIVSASMVPAILLALFFPALKPFLFGVYFLALSITIMTFLFITFVRIGRDDGAKKPKSELSLDDLEEYHITEREFSVIQLISKGLTNKEIASELGISANTVNNHVANIYGKTQVRSRIDLLNLLKQSW, from the coding sequence GTGAGCGGAATCCTGCTACTGGTCTACATGCTTGCGTTCGGTCTTGGTTGTATGACATTGGCCTTGGCCATCGTGTACCGCCTTGCGAACGCAAAGCGTTGGGCAACCTATTTTATTGTCTGTCATGCATCCCTTCTGGGATGTATGATGCTCTTGGCACTACAGGTTCTCAGCCAAATGTTCCTCAGTGGAGTTGCCTATACGGTAGTTTCGATCATTATCACTTCAGTATTTCTTGCTGATCTTGCCTTCCTTATCGTCTTTATCCCGTACTTTACAACCTGGGTGATAGCCCACCCATGGAGAAATCCATACAAAGGATTGTTTTTTTCCCTAGCTGCCACCTATCTTGGATTGGGGATAGCACGAGAGATTACGGGAAAGATGGTATTGGACCAGGCGATGCTTTTTGTGTTTGTTTTCGTCATGGGCTTCAGTTTGATAGTCATGTTGCGGAACATCAAGACGATTGAGAACAAGACTGCCAGAGCTTCAGCGCTTGCCATCATTATCGTGAGTGCTTCAATGGTACCGGCAATTCTGTTGGCTCTCTTCTTTCCTGCGCTTAAGCCCTTCCTTTTTGGTGTTTACTTCCTTGCACTTTCCATCACAATTATGACATTCTTGTTCATCACATTCGTAAGGATTGGCCGTGATGATGGGGCTAAGAAGCCAAAGAGTGAATTGAGCCTTGATGATCTTGAGGAGTATCATATAACGGAGAGGGAATTCTCGGTCATACAGTTGATCAGCAAAGGTTTGACCAATAAGGAGATTGCCAGTGAGCTGGGGATCAGCGCAAATACGGTGAACAACCATGTGGCAAACATCTATGGGAAGACCCAGGTAAGGAGCCGCATAGACTTATTGAACCTTTTGAAACAGAGTTGGTAG
- a CDS encoding RloB family protein → MARKRISQKPRRTVLVVTATEAEALYFSQMRKDCRYANMTVVWEPNYKDLSHLITLAGQMRNKEKYSSVWLVFGLVDLNVSVQDVKKAMPLAEKKKVRLAWNNPSLPLWYLLHLQTPKGFVNDPALIESALSKQFPAFRSDASYLLDEGLDLHLKLYSAKSKAAVNASSYNALVAAQVGLAPTNMVALLNDITDICGLADLTHNQKRLGLNKNKG, encoded by the coding sequence ATGGCACGAAAACGCATATCCCAAAAACCACGCAGGACCGTACTGGTGGTGACAGCAACAGAGGCGGAAGCCCTCTATTTTTCCCAAATGCGCAAGGACTGCCGCTATGCAAATATGACGGTGGTATGGGAACCTAATTACAAGGATCTTTCCCACTTGATCACCTTGGCTGGGCAGATGCGGAACAAGGAGAAATACAGCAGTGTATGGTTGGTCTTCGGACTTGTTGACCTGAATGTCTCCGTACAGGACGTAAAGAAAGCAATGCCCCTTGCAGAGAAGAAAAAGGTTCGTCTGGCTTGGAACAATCCATCCCTGCCTCTTTGGTATCTGCTGCACCTGCAGACTCCCAAGGGTTTCGTGAATGATCCTGCTCTGATCGAGAGCGCACTCTCCAAGCAATTCCCTGCCTTTAGAAGTGATGCCTCCTATCTTTTGGATGAAGGACTTGACCTGCATCTCAAACTCTATTCAGCGAAGTCAAAGGCTGCCGTGAATGCATCTTCCTATAATGCGCTCGTAGCTGCGCAGGTAGGGTTGGCGCCTACCAATATGGTGGCATTGTTGAATGATATCACCGATATTTGCGGGTTGGCTGATCTTACACACAATCAGAAGCGCCTGGGCCTCAACAAGAATAAAGGATAG
- a CDS encoding AAA family ATPase, translated as MLLDMTIANFKSVKSAQTISFEAVRDNRFPESKVVEVTEKLKLIKTAAIVGPNGAGKSSFVRALEALKGIVCATEETENPLQILSGTSFAYSEEKGQPATIIIRVLVDRDEESGEPTIAQYTLVSDREKIFEESLYHLIGRSKRMMFERKVDENSLLLDEQELTYKYRWGKMYRGDKKRLVGKVDEKHSFLAASAQKGSDTTSLLYAWLSDSLHLLPMGVSNISEKYLINRLSEHPEWVQQLINFLWSVDITDIRDIRVKDERIIFVHTNVTQHYASYFSLESLSLRRLCLMGVAFFDAFTRNQTLVIDDFGMLLHPDVLCHIVDIFEASNLGYGSQMLVVDCNPSLLKPGLLRRDGVYFAEKNSESATVYFSLANFKYSRSKDKTQSQYMNGAFGALPILSEFSFVDTSKDKEE; from the coding sequence ATGCTGCTGGATATGACTATTGCGAACTTCAAGTCCGTAAAGTCTGCGCAAACCATTTCTTTTGAAGCGGTCAGGGATAATAGGTTCCCTGAGTCAAAAGTTGTCGAAGTCACTGAGAAACTGAAGCTGATCAAGACAGCAGCCATTGTAGGTCCCAATGGAGCAGGAAAGAGCTCTTTCGTTCGTGCTCTTGAAGCATTGAAAGGTATTGTATGTGCAACAGAGGAGACGGAGAACCCTCTCCAGATTCTCAGTGGTACATCATTCGCCTATTCCGAGGAGAAGGGACAGCCCGCAACCATTATCATCAGGGTACTAGTAGACCGTGATGAAGAGAGTGGGGAACCAACCATTGCTCAGTACACATTGGTCAGCGACCGGGAAAAGATTTTCGAGGAATCCCTCTACCACCTCATTGGTCGTTCAAAACGAATGATGTTTGAAAGGAAGGTTGACGAGAACAGTCTCCTACTCGATGAGCAAGAACTGACCTACAAGTATCGATGGGGCAAGATGTATCGTGGTGATAAGAAGCGATTGGTTGGGAAGGTAGATGAGAAGCACTCATTCCTGGCAGCATCTGCCCAGAAGGGCAGTGATACCACCTCTTTGCTCTATGCTTGGTTGAGTGACAGCTTGCATCTGCTCCCTATGGGTGTTTCAAACATCAGTGAGAAATATCTCATCAACCGCTTGAGTGAACATCCTGAGTGGGTCCAGCAGTTGATCAACTTCCTTTGGAGTGTCGATATCACTGATATTCGTGACATCAGGGTCAAGGATGAGAGAATCATCTTTGTCCATACCAATGTTACACAACACTATGCCTCCTATTTTTCCCTGGAGAGTTTGAGTCTTAGGCGCCTGTGTCTGATGGGTGTTGCATTTTTTGATGCCTTTACCCGGAACCAGACACTGGTGATCGATGATTTTGGCATGCTGTTACATCCTGATGTTCTCTGTCACATTGTGGATATATTCGAGGCAAGCAACCTTGGGTATGGTTCCCAGATGCTTGTGGTTGATTGCAACCCCTCCCTCCTCAAGCCGGGATTGCTCAGGCGTGATGGTGTCTACTTTGCTGAGAAGAACAGTGAGAGTGCCACCGTATACTTCAGTCTGGCCAATTTCAAGTATTCAAGAAGTAAGGACAAGACGCAGAGTCAGTACATGAATGGAGCATTCGGAGCTCTTCCGATTCTCTCGGAGTTCTCTTTTGTGGACACAAGCAAGGATAAGGAGGAGTAA
- a CDS encoding CpsB/CapC family capsule biosynthesis tyrosine phosphatase: MGICDMHCHLLPEIDDGYLSREQFIRMLNLYQLSGVTAIAFTPHIYNPYVTTNIAGLRETYEWAKKEAEALGIQTYLGSELFVGEQETLKSVPIDGRFALVEFGLSLPPPRLLERLQQLTEKHYRPLLAHVERYLWLNPKSAMLQRLRSLGCLLQTNVEAVESGLSLPYLELGLIDVIATDNHGDETLPSRLMDAIEKWPSVGRSMQNLW, translated from the coding sequence ATGGGTATCTGTGATATGCATTGCCATCTTCTGCCTGAGATTGACGACGGCTACCTTTCACGAGAACAGTTCATCCGTATGCTGAATCTTTACCAGCTCTCTGGCGTCACAGCAATAGCATTTACTCCCCATATCTACAATCCTTATGTGACTACAAACATCGCTGGGCTCAGAGAGACCTACGAGTGGGCAAAGAAAGAAGCGGAGGCTTTAGGGATACAGACCTACTTGGGCAGTGAGCTTTTTGTAGGTGAACAGGAGACCCTCAAGTCGGTTCCCATCGATGGGAGGTTTGCGTTGGTGGAGTTTGGGCTCTCCTTGCCACCGCCCAGATTGTTGGAACGGTTGCAACAACTCACAGAGAAGCACTACCGTCCTCTCTTAGCGCATGTTGAACGATATCTTTGGTTGAACCCAAAGAGTGCAATGTTGCAACGTTTGCGTTCTCTCGGTTGTTTACTACAGACAAACGTTGAAGCTGTGGAGAGCGGACTCTCGCTTCCCTATTTGGAACTTGGCTTGATTGATGTGATCGCCACGGACAATCATGGCGATGAAACCCTTCCATCTCGCTTGATGGATGCCATCGAGAAATGGCCATCAGTGGGGCGGAGTATGCAAAATCTTTGGTGA
- a CDS encoding cob(I)yrinic acid a,c-diamide adenosyltransferase: protein MKATQSSLILVYTGDGKGKTSSAMGQLIRALGHGARCAVAQFIKKDPALLDNGEYRILKQLEVPWKQFGAGFSWEGDNNAKNAELAKKGWQQVKRWISSASYDLIVLDEFTYTLSLGYLDCEEVCHWLADHKNKEGFPHIVITGRNAPPQLISVADMVSELTEIKHHLSGAKRSAQAMIEF from the coding sequence TTGAAAGCAACACAATCCTCTCTGATTCTGGTTTATACGGGAGATGGGAAGGGGAAGACCTCTTCTGCAATGGGACAGTTGATTCGTGCCTTGGGCCACGGTGCACGTTGTGCAGTTGCCCAGTTCATCAAGAAGGACCCCGCTCTCCTGGATAATGGTGAATACCGCATCCTCAAGCAGCTTGAGGTGCCTTGGAAACAGTTTGGTGCTGGTTTTTCCTGGGAAGGGGACAACAATGCAAAGAATGCTGAGTTGGCTAAGAAAGGATGGCAGCAGGTAAAGCGTTGGATATCTTCCGCTTCCTACGATCTGATTGTCCTCGACGAATTCACCTACACCCTTTCCCTTGGATACCTAGACTGTGAGGAAGTCTGTCACTGGCTTGCAGATCATAAGAACAAGGAAGGGTTTCCTCATATCGTTATTACCGGGAGAAATGCTCCACCCCAATTGATATCTGTCGCAGACATGGTCAGTGAACTGACTGAGATAAAGCACCATCTCTCTGGTGCAAAGCGCTCTGCACAAGCGATGATTGAATTTTAG
- the pdxA gene encoding 4-hydroxythreonine-4-phosphate dehydrogenase PdxA, with protein sequence METKRWYLAVPLGDPAGIGPEIVLKAMQRVNLPPSMGMVVIGDVPLLKKVSTDLGIPSDFDAVVVDDNSLVRAIESGSRHILYSQNILDMHRFSYGEIQAMCGRAAYHAVEEAVRFVGCGYAHALVTPPLHKEALKAAGVDHIGYTEILSALSGTKRAITMFDTLGLKIFFHSRHLSLRQACDAVTKETLLKTILECDAITKNHGGAFRNELSLAVAGLNPHCGEHGLFGDEEERAIEPAILEARDRGVDVAGPIGADSVFYQARVGKYRAVISLYHDQGHIAAKTYDFNQTISITWNLPFLRTSVDHGTAFDIAGKNLADAAGMVRALEAAADYLLAEGER encoded by the coding sequence ATGGAAACAAAACGATGGTATCTGGCTGTCCCTCTTGGGGACCCAGCAGGGATTGGTCCTGAGATTGTGCTGAAGGCTATGCAACGCGTAAATCTTCCTCCTTCCATGGGGATGGTGGTAATAGGCGATGTCCCTCTCTTGAAGAAGGTATCTACTGATCTGGGCATCCCTTCAGATTTTGATGCTGTGGTTGTTGATGACAATTCCTTGGTTCGTGCAATCGAAAGCGGCAGTCGTCATATCCTTTACTCCCAGAATATCTTGGATATGCATCGATTCAGCTATGGAGAGATACAGGCAATGTGTGGCCGTGCTGCCTATCATGCAGTGGAGGAGGCGGTCCGTTTTGTTGGCTGCGGATATGCTCATGCTTTGGTAACACCACCACTTCATAAGGAAGCCTTGAAAGCCGCCGGTGTAGACCATATTGGATATACCGAAATTCTCAGTGCGCTTAGCGGGACCAAGCGTGCAATAACAATGTTCGATACGCTTGGATTGAAAATATTCTTCCATAGCAGGCATCTCTCATTACGCCAGGCATGTGATGCGGTGACAAAGGAGACATTGCTGAAGACCATTCTTGAGTGTGATGCAATAACGAAGAATCATGGTGGCGCATTCAGAAATGAGCTCAGCCTTGCCGTTGCGGGTCTGAATCCGCATTGCGGGGAACATGGCCTCTTTGGTGATGAAGAAGAGCGAGCCATCGAGCCTGCCATCCTGGAAGCCAGAGACCGTGGGGTGGATGTTGCCGGTCCCATTGGAGCCGATTCAGTCTTCTACCAAGCAAGGGTCGGCAAGTATAGGGCAGTGATCTCCCTCTATCATGATCAAGGACATATAGCTGCAAAGACCTATGATTTCAACCAGACTATCTCAATCACCTGGAACCTTCCGTTTTTGAGAACCAGTGTGGATCATGGAACTGCCTTTGACATTGCAGGGAAGAATCTTGCCGATGCTGCTGGCATGGTCCGAGCATTGGAGGCAGCAGCAGACTACCTCCTGGCAGAAGGAGAGAGATAA
- a CDS encoding ABC transporter substrate-binding protein, whose amino-acid sequence MKRISILLLTFLLIGTHLIAQPATETDPAVGTEKTYTIGISKLVSHPALDAIEQGIMDHLEASEFSATFDNQNCNGEIATAIAIAQKFKSDNKDIVVGIATPAAQALAQIIKDKPVVFGAITDPLAAGLVVDYTKTEETNIAGVSDLNPLELQLETYFSIVKPKTLGMIYTSSEANGVVQMEMAREISEANGVKFVAAAISNSSEVKMAAQSIIDRVDAMYVAIDNTVVSAIPSVSEVCMKAGVPLFNTDTTSSENIDFLMSWGFNYYTVGVETGKVVERIIRGENPKDIGSIFFEDPAQFELWFNLDTADTLGITIDESLLANAKVIIKDGKKQLQ is encoded by the coding sequence ATGAAAAGAATAAGTATCCTGCTTTTAACGTTCTTGCTTATCGGAACCCACCTGATCGCACAACCTGCCACTGAAACAGATCCGGCAGTAGGGACAGAGAAAACCTATACCATCGGTATTTCCAAATTGGTCAGTCACCCTGCCCTCGATGCAATTGAACAGGGAATCATGGATCATCTTGAGGCAAGTGAATTCTCTGCAACGTTTGATAACCAGAACTGCAACGGTGAAATTGCCACAGCAATTGCTATTGCCCAGAAATTCAAGAGTGACAACAAGGATATCGTGGTTGGTATCGCTACCCCGGCGGCTCAGGCACTTGCCCAGATAATCAAGGATAAGCCAGTGGTATTCGGGGCAATCACCGACCCTCTGGCAGCAGGATTGGTCGTTGACTATACGAAGACTGAAGAGACGAATATTGCCGGAGTCTCTGACCTGAACCCTCTTGAGTTGCAACTGGAGACCTATTTTTCCATTGTCAAACCAAAGACCTTGGGAATGATCTATACCAGCAGCGAAGCCAATGGTGTGGTGCAGATGGAGATGGCCAGAGAAATCAGCGAAGCAAATGGAGTCAAATTCGTAGCAGCAGCAATCAGCAACTCAAGCGAGGTAAAGATGGCTGCCCAATCCATCATCGATCGCGTGGATGCAATGTACGTGGCAATCGACAACACCGTTGTCAGTGCCATTCCAAGCGTAAGTGAGGTATGCATGAAGGCAGGAGTACCGCTCTTCAACACTGACACCACCAGCAGTGAGAATATCGATTTCCTGATGAGCTGGGGGTTCAACTACTACACCGTTGGAGTAGAGACAGGAAAAGTGGTTGAGCGAATCATTCGGGGCGAAAATCCCAAGGATATCGGATCCATTTTCTTCGAGGATCCAGCCCAATTTGAACTATGGTTCAATCTCGATACCGCTGATACACTTGGTATCACCATCGACGAGTCGTTGCTCGCCAATGCAAAGGTGATCATCAAGGACGGAAAGAAGCAGTTACAATAA